The following nucleotide sequence is from Methanofollis sp..
GCCGGAGGTGAAAGTCTACTCCACGAAGCAGTGCCCGTACTGCCGGATGGTCAAGGCCTTTCTGGAGAAACACGGGATAGAATACGAAAATATCGACGTCGGCGAAGACGAGGAGGCGGCCCGCGAACTCTTCCGGGTCTCGAAGCAGCTCGGCGTTCCGGTGACGGTGGTGGGGGAGGACGTGGTCGTCGGTTTCGACGCACCCCGCCTCAACGCCCTCTTCGGCACCGAGAAGAAGGAGGAACTCTATGACGTCGTCATCCTGGGCGCCGGTCCCGCGGGCCTCACCGCCGCGGTGTACACGACGCGGAAACTCCTCTCCACCCTGATAATCTCGGAGAACATCGGCGGGCAGGCGATGGAGAGCTGGGCGGTCGAGAACTATATGGGCTACCGGGTGGTCTCGGGCGAGGACCTGATGGCGAAGTTCGAGGAGCAGGCGCGGGGCCTGAATATCAGCCTCGAACTCGACCGGGCGACCGGCGTCAGGAGGGAGGACGACAGCTTTGTCGTCACCACCTATGGCGACCGGACTGTCAGGGCGAAGAGCGTCATCGTCGCCACCGGCCGCAGCTCCCGCCGCCTCGGTGTCGAGGGGGAGGAGAGGTTCTGGGGCCGGGGTGTCTCGGTCTGTTCCACCTGCGACGGCCCCCTCTTCCGGGGCAAGGACGTCGCCGTCGTCGGCGGCGGCAACTCAGCGGTGACCACGACGCTTGAGATGGCAAAGATCGCGCGGACGGTTCACCTCATCGTCAGGAGCACCCTGAAGGCGGATGCCGTCTATCTCGACCTCCTGAAGACACAGGAGAACGTGACCGTCCATCAGCCCTATGTTGTCTCCGGCCTTGTCGGCGAGACTGTCCTCACCGGCATGCGGATACGGCAGAAGGAAACAGGAGCCGAGGAGGAGATCGCCGTCGACGGCGTCTTTGCCGAGATAGGCCACGAACCGAATATCGGGGCTGTCCGGGACCTTGTCAGGACCAATGCCGGTAAC
It contains:
- a CDS encoding FAD-dependent oxidoreductase, with amino-acid sequence MPEVKVYSTKQCPYCRMVKAFLEKHGIEYENIDVGEDEEAARELFRVSKQLGVPVTVVGEDVVVGFDAPRLNALFGTEKKEELYDVVILGAGPAGLTAAVYTTRKLLSTLIISENIGGQAMESWAVENYMGYRVVSGEDLMAKFEEQARGLNISLELDRATGVRREDDSFVVTTYGDRTVRAKSVIVATGRSSRRLGVEGEERFWGRGVSVCSTCDGPLFRGKDVAVVGGGNSAVTTTLEMAKIARTVHLIVRSTLKADAVYLDLLKTQENVTVHQPYVVSGLVGETVLTGMRIRQKETGAEEEIAVDGVFAEIGHEPNIGAVRDLVRTNAGNEIVVDENCHTSVPGIFAAGDVTSIHGKQIIIAAGEGAKAALEAHAYLLSR